The Kribbella amoyensis genomic sequence GGGTCTCCTCGCGCTTCGGCGTGCCGCGGATCGCCATGATCAGCAGCAGGATCCCGCCGCCGACCACCGCGCCGCAGAGCAGGGCCGTCAGAGTGCGGTCGTCCATGTCAGGCCCACCGCCCGTGCACCATCGGCTCGTACCCGTAGTGCTCGAGCTCGTCCATACAGGCGATCGGGGCGTGCGCGGCCGCGTGCCCGTCCGGTCCCGGCGCGAACACCTCGCCGGACAGCACCCGGCCGTCCCAGCCGGTCACCTCGCGGATGCTCTCCACGTACCGGCTCATGCTGCCGCCGTGCTGGTAGTCGTTCACCTTGCGGACGAACACGACGAAGTCGAGCGCTCCCGCGATCAGCATCTGGGTGGCGTCCATCGGCAGCCGCTCGGTCGCCTGGATCGCGTACGTGCTGATCCGGTTGAACACCTCCATCGAGCTGTTCGAGTGGATCGTCGACAGCGAGCCGTCGTTGCCCTGGCTCATCGCGTTCAGCATCGTCACGATCTCGTCGCCGAGCACCTCACCGACGATGACCCGGGACGGGTTCATCCGCAGCGAGCGGCGGACCAGGTCGGCCATGCTGACCTCGCCGACGCCTTCGGAGTTCGGCAGCCGCTCCTCGAACGCGACCACGTTCGGGTGCAGGTCCTTGAACTCGCCGAGCCCGAGTTCGAGCGACCGCTCGACCGTGATCAGCCGTTCGTGCGGGGCGATCTCGTTGGCCAGGGCGCGCAGCAGGGTGGTCTTCCCGGAGTTCGTCGCGCCCGCGATCATGATGTTCTTGCGCGCCGCGACCGCCGCCCGCAGGAACGAGCCGACGTCGTCGGAGAAGGTGCCGTTGGCCACCAGGTCCTTGAGGAACACCCGGCCGAGGCGGGCCCGCCGGATCGAGACCGCGGGCCGCGCGGTCACCCCCATCACCGCCGACAACCGCGACCCGTCCGGCAGCCGGAGGTCCAGCTGCGGGTTGGCCGAGTCGAACGGGCGGCTGGTCAGTCCGGCGTGGGCGGCGAGCACCTGGATCAGCTCGACCAGTTCCTCGTCGGACTCGGCCACCGGCCCGGGGTACTCCTCGCGGCCGTCGCCGTACTGGACGAAGACCTGGTCGCACCCGTTGATGTCGATGTTCTCGACCTCGGGGTCGTCGATCAGCGGCTGCAGCCGGCCGACCCCGAACAGCGCGGAGTGGATCGCGCCGGCGATCTGCGCGTCGTCGTCCGGCGTCGGCGGCGTCCGGCCCTCGGCGAGCTCGTACCGGGCGTGGTCCTCGAGCACCTGCACGATCAGGGACCGGGCGTACTCGCGCTCGTCCTCGGCGCTCATCGGCGGGACGCCGTGCACCTGGTCGCGGCGGCGCTGCTCGTTCAGCCGCTCGGCCACCTGGACCCGCAGCTTGCGGACCAGCTCCTGGTCGACGCTCATCGCCGGCCCTCCCGCTCGTTCGGGAACGCCGCCTGCGCCATGTCGAACTCGTGCCGCGACGGCATCGCCAGCACCGAGGACATCTCGGCCGCGATGTCGCTCGCGGTCCGGATCAACGCGGTCCGGTCGAGCCGGCCGTGGCCGCGCCCGTCGAAGAACGCGGCGCCGACCGGGTCGTACGCGAGGTGCCAGCGGTGCTCGATCCGGACCGACATCTGGTCGAGGACGGACCACACCTGCTTGACGCCGTCGCGCTGCTTCGGATCGGCGACCACCATCACCGCGAGCCGCGCGTCGACGTGGTGCACCAACGTCGCCAGCCGCTCCCGCAGGTGCGCCACCGACGAACCGGTCGCCGTGCAGACCAGGACGACCAGCCGCGCGGCCTGGACCACCGGCAGTTGCGGGGACGAGGCACCGATCCGGCCGCAGTCGGCGATGACGTCGGCCGACTGCATCTGGTTGAAGGTGATGCCGAGCGGCGCCCACAGCCCGCCCATCCCACCGACCTGCTCGGGCGAGCGGACGCCGAGCATCACGTCGAGGCCGCCGTCGAGCTGCTGGCTGTGCGCCATGATCACCTCGTCGCCGAGGCCCTTGCGACCGGCCGCGGCCAGGCTGACCAGCCCGCGGTCGGAGTTCAGCGGCTGGCCGCCCGGGGCGGTCATCCGGATCGCGACGTCACTGCCGGCCGGGTCGCACTCGGTCAGCAGCACCTGCCGCGGCCAGAGCGCACCCATCACCAGGGCAGCCGTCGTCACCCCGGGCGAGCCCTTCGCGCTCGCCATCGCGACGAGTGCCATCAACCGCCTCCGTTGCTGCGGGCGACGTCCGGTTTGGTGGCCGGTGACAACTTCACCAGCACCAGGGTCTTGGCGGCGGCCGCGGCGGCGACCACGGTGGACCGCTCGGTCGGCACCAGCACGGTCACGTTCAGGGTGGTGTTCGCGTTCGTCTTGCTGTCGGCGATGGCGCCCGCGCTGCCGGTCACCTCGGCCGCGTTCACCAGGACCGACGGCGCGGCGCCGTCCTGGTTCGCGGCCGGGACCCGGATCACCCGGACGATGTCGCCGGGCTGGATCGGCTCGGACGGCGCCCGGCCGCTCTCCAGGCTGACGCCGACCAGGGCGCCACCCGGCGGGATCGGCTCACGGGTGAAGTTGTCCTCGGTGACGAACTGGCCCGGGTACAGGGCACTGGTCGTGTACTGGTCGATCAGCTTGTCCGCGTCGGACCACAGCACCAGCGCCTTGGTCGCGCCGGCCAGGTCGCCGCGGGCCAGGTCGTCCTTGGTGATCTTGTGGCCGGGCGGGATCGGCTCGGAGATCGCCACGAAGTCCTGGCGGTCGCCGCTGCGCAGCGCGATCAGGGCCGAGCCGGCGGCCCCGAGCAGGATCAGGATCACGGCGAGCGCGGCCAGGGCGGGCCGTCGCTCCCGGCTGCTGGGAAGGCGGTTGGTACCGCCGGCGGCTCTGCTCGCCGCACGAGCGCCGGTGGCCGGGGGACGGGTCGAGGAACTCACCGGCCTACCGTAATGGCCGGACGGTACCAACCGCCCGCCCAGGTCCACCCCGTGGCAAGGCTGTTACCGGTTCGGCGCACCGGCCGCGATCTGCGCCCGTTCGCCGGGGGTCAACAGCTCGGTGAAGGCACCCGGGCCGCCGTACAACTGGTCTAGATAGGTGTACAGCGCCTGCAGTGCGCGGCCCAGCTCCCGCTGCCATTCGTCGGCGGCCGCGAGCCCCGCCGCGAGCCGTCGTCCCTCGGCCAGTGTGACGGCGGCGTTCACCGGCTGGTCGAGCCGCGGATCCACGTCCCCGGACGGCACCTCCACCGGGACGCCGTCGTCGTCCAACTCGATCGGCGCCTTGCGGCCACGCAGACCCTGGATCCGCCGGGCCATCGCTTCCCGGTCCGGTGCCGCCAGCAACCGGTCGAACCCGGCCCCGCCGTACAGCTGGTCCAGGTACTCCGTCAGCGCGGCGAACAGCTCCAGACCGTCGTACTCCGCGCCGGTGGTCGCCACGTGCCGCAACTGGGCGGTGAGGCTGCGGGCCTCCGAAACGCTCCACTCCGACGGCGCCAGCTCTGCGTTCATACCTTCCGACTCCCGATCCAGGACCGCCGGACGGACACCGCCGCCGGCTCCGAGGTGGGCGTTCCGCCCTGGCCGGACAAAGCCTGACACGACCGGGCCGCTCGCGGCGATGGCGGGTCCGGTTTACCGGACCAGGTAATTGCGGTTGGCAACCAAACGACCGATTCGTCGAATCGTCAACAACCAACCGAATCCGGATCGAGATCGTAGTTTGGTTGCCCGCGGGAACCCGAAACGTTACTTTGCGGTCACACTGCCGTCACATTGAATTGATGATGAGGATCGGGGACTGCTGGTTGATGACCACGACGAAGCAGCACTCGGCGAGCGGCCGGACCCTTACCTGGGTCCCGCGCTCGGCACAGGTCCGGACCCGGACGGGCCGATGACTACGCCGGTGCAGCAGCCGGACGGGCGAACCCGGGCGGCGCTCGGCGTCGCGCTCGGTGTCGTCGCGCCCGAGGCGATGGCGCTGGAGGACGGCCGCGTCCGGCTGTCGAGCTCGCGGGACGTGCTCGAGCGGGAGGCCGTCGACCGGGTCGACGGCCGGCTGGCCGAGCTGGCCGCGCAACAGGTGTCCGACGAGCGCCTGCTCGCGGAGGCGGTCGCGCTGCTCGGCGCGGAGATCGACCACGCGCGGGGCGGTTCGTCCCCGGTCGACGGAGCCACGGTCGCGCTGGACCGGCTGCTCGATGTGCCGAACCTGTCCGACCAGGCCCAGACCGAGGCGCAGGCGCTGCTCCGCGTCGTGCTGGAGAACAACCGTCTGACCACCGACTCGGCGATCCAGCGACTGGCCGCCGAGCGGGCCGCGGCCGAGGCCGCCGAGCGCCCGCCACTCGTCGCAGACACGGTCGAGGCCGCCGGGCGGATCCACCGCGAAGCCCAGGTCCTCACCAACCGCGCCGCTCCCCCGTCCCCCGGCCCGAGGCGCCGGGGCGCGCACCGCCGGGCCGTCGGCGGCAAGCACCGCGCCGCCACCAACCGGTCCCAGACCGTCGGTACCGAGCTCGGTGCCGGGCTGACCCGGGACGGCCGTCCGGCCGGCACCCCCGATCTCACCGAGGACGAGGCCCTCGACGCGCTGCTCCAGGTCCAGCCGAACGACCTGCAGCGCGGGCTGACCGCGCCGACGGCGAAGGTGGACCGCCCGAAACTCGGCGTGGTCACCACGGCCGGCCACGACCCGCAGTACTTCCGCGTCCAGATCGGGGAGCCGCCGAACGGCCTGGCCGCGCACACGACACTGCGGTCCGGTTCGATGACGGACCCGCACGTCCTGCGGATCGACCCGCGGATGGCCGGCCAGCACCTGCCGCGGGTCTGGACGAGCCAGCTCAGCGGCGCCCTGCAGAAGCTGGACACCCGGTCGGCGCCGCCCGCGACCATCTTCCAGCGGATGCGGTCGGCCGTGTCCAACCTGCGCGGCCGGGACGCGACCGCGCAGTACGACCAGTTCCGGATGCTCAGCCGGAACTGGCGTGAGGCGCAGCTGCAGCCGGTACCGGACGCGCGGGAGGTCGCCCGGCTCGAGCAGGAGCTGCACGGCCTGTCGGCGGCGATCGAGAAGAAGGGCCAGCCGGCCCCGGTCCTGCCGTGGTCGCCGGAGGCGCGGCACGTCATCGCGCCGGACCGGACCCAGCCCACCGCGGCGCCGAACACGCCGGCCCATCTGCGCGAGCAGGTCGCAGCCGAGATCGAGGGGCTGCAGAAGGCGGCAGAAGACCTGGCGACCAGGGCCGAGGCCCGCGTCGACAGCGCCGAGGCGGCGAGCACGCTCGCGAGCACGTTCCTCGCCGATGCCGAGGTCGAGGACGACAAGAAGGACGCCGCCGCGCCCGAACGGGCCCGGAAACATCGCGTCGCCGCCGCGAACGCGACCTACAAGGCCGTCCGGCACACCGCGATCGCCAACTCCTGCAAGGCCGCGGCCGTCCAGGCGAACGATGCCGCCGAGGCGTACCAGCAACTGCTGACCAAGCTCGACGAGCTGGCCGCGACGGGGGCCGAGCCTGGCGTGGAGGTCGCCGGGCTGGCTCAGGCGGCCGCAGACAAGGTCGGTGAGTACCAGCAGGGTGTCGCGGCCACGCTGCCGCGCAAGGACGTCCAGCACACCGTCATCAGCTCCGGCCGGCTCCCTCACCTGACCGCGTTGGCCAAGGCCATCAACGCCGATCTCGAAGCGGACAAGAACCCTTTCCGGTTCACCGCGGAGACCTTGCACCGGCGGCTGCGGTCCGAGACCCGGCGGGTGCTGTCGCCGGACGGCGTCACGATCACGGTCGGGAACGACGCGACCGCCGACGTGTCCCAGCTGAGCCAGTTCAAGATCAACCTGAATCCCGGTGAGCTGCGCGAGGTGCTGAACTCGCCGATCGGGTTCGACGAGGGCCTGATCGGCCAGATCGACCAGGGCGGGTACAACCTCAGCACCACGGTCACGCACAGCTTCGGTGTGAATGGCGGTGCCAGCCTGAAGACGGTGACCGCGTTCCTGCCGTCGACCAACGCGGTGGCCGCGGCCGCCGAGGTGGTCAACCCCGGGTTCGAGTTCGCCGTCGGCCAGAGTCACTCGGCCACCGGCACCGCGGCCGACTACGGGGTCGGCGGTGCGGTCGAGGTCCTGAACGGCGAGATCATGCGGTTCCGCTCGGAGACTCCGAGCTGGAGCTACCAGAAGCGGACCTCGGCCCTCGGTGAGTGGTCGGAGCCGCGGGTCGTCAGCACCGGCGGTCTGCGCGAGAACAGCCACTTCGAGGTCGGGTACGGCCACACATACACCGTGCCGCCGCCGAAGGACACCGTCACGCTGGACGACTTCGGTCTCGCCGGCGAGCGGGAAACCCTGCTGCCGGAGCACGTGCTGTCCCGGATCGACGGGCTCGAGGAGCTCTGCGACGACGGGATGGCCGGCCTGGCCGCGCGGCTCAACGGGCTCGACCGGGTCGGGCACGACCAGCTCCGCGGTCTGAT encodes the following:
- a CDS encoding CpaF family protein codes for the protein MSVDQELVRKLRVQVAERLNEQRRRDQVHGVPPMSAEDEREYARSLIVQVLEDHARYELAEGRTPPTPDDDAQIAGAIHSALFGVGRLQPLIDDPEVENIDINGCDQVFVQYGDGREEYPGPVAESDEELVELIQVLAAHAGLTSRPFDSANPQLDLRLPDGSRLSAVMGVTARPAVSIRRARLGRVFLKDLVANGTFSDDVGSFLRAAVAARKNIMIAGATNSGKTTLLRALANEIAPHERLITVERSLELGLGEFKDLHPNVVAFEERLPNSEGVGEVSMADLVRRSLRMNPSRVIVGEVLGDEIVTMLNAMSQGNDGSLSTIHSNSSMEVFNRISTYAIQATERLPMDATQMLIAGALDFVVFVRKVNDYQHGGSMSRYVESIREVTGWDGRVLSGEVFAPGPDGHAAAHAPIACMDELEHYGYEPMVHGRWA